In the Quercus lobata isolate SW786 chromosome 5, ValleyOak3.0 Primary Assembly, whole genome shotgun sequence genome, one interval contains:
- the LOC115989958 gene encoding wall-associated receptor kinase-like 10 produces the protein MYAVICTSFGVLFLLLITWWLYKVIKKRNKIKLKQKFFKRNGGLLLQQQLSSNENNVHKAKLFNSKELENATDRFNENRILGKGGQGTVYKGMLIDGRIVAIKKCNTVDEGNLEQFINEIIILSQINHRNVVKLLGCCLETEVPLLVYEFIPNGTLFQYLHEENEEFPLLTWDMRLRIANEIAGALSYLHSAASLPIYHRDIKSSNILLDDKYRAKVADFGTSRSVAIDQTHVTTLVYGTFGYLDPEYFQTSQFTEKSDVYSFGVVLVELLTGEKPVSLTRSQEGRNLSTYFVHSLKENRLFDILDTQVSKVGNKDEILTIANLAKRCLHFNGKKRPTMIEIMMELEGVQKISSVQPNVEELEYVGNEEMGPWNDVSISKSSCLESSTTSSSDVLPLLSI, from the coding sequence atgtATGCAGTTATTTGTACAAGCTTTGGTGTATTGTTTCTACTCCTTATTACTTGGTGGTTATACAAAGtgataaagaaaagaaacaaaatcaagCTCAAGCAAAAATTCTTCAAAAGGAATGGTGGTTTGTTATTACAACAACAATTATCTTCAAATGAAAACAATGTTCACAAggcaaaattattcaattcaaaGGAGTTGGAAAATGCGACAGATCGTTTTAATGAAAATAGAATACTTGGTAAGGGTGGACAAGGTACAGTTTACAAAGGAATGTTAATTGATGGAAGAATTGTGGCAATTAAAAAGTGCAACACAGTGGATGAGGGAAATCTTGAACAATTCATTAATGAGATTATCATTCTTTCACAAATCAATCATAGAAATGTGGTTAAACTACTTGGGTGTTGTTTAGAGACAGAAGTTCCTTTGCTAGTTTATGAATTCATTCCTAATGGCACACTTTTTCAGTATCTCCAcgaagaaaatgaagaatttcCATTACTAACATGGGATATGCGCTTAAGAATTGCCAATGAAATTGCGGGAGCTTTATCATACTTACACTCAGCAGCTTCACTACCCATTTACCATCGAGACATAAAATCTTCAAACATACTCCTTGATGACAAATATAGAGCAAAAGTAGCAGACTTTGGCACTTCAAGATCAGTAGCCATTGACCAAACTCATGTAACCACACTAGTATATGGTACTTTTGGGTACTTGGATCCAGAATACTTTCAAACAAGCCAATTTACagaaaaaagtgatgtttatagttttggagTGGTCCTTGTTGAGCTTTTAACAGGAGAAAAACCAGTTTCTTTGACGAGATCACAAGAAGGTCGGAATCTATCTACATATTTCGTTCATTCATTAAAAGAGAATCGTCTTTTTGATATACTTGATACTCAAGTAAGTAAGGTTGGTAATAAAGATGAAATCTTGACAATTGCTAATCTTGCAAAAAGATGTTTGCACTTTAATGGAAAGAAACGACCTACGATGATAGAAATCATGATGGAGTTGGAAGGAGTTCAAAAAATTTCGTCTGTTCAACCAAATGTTGAAGAACTTGAATATGTTGGAAATGAAGAAATGGGACCTTGGAATGACGTTTCTATTTCAAAAAGTTCATGTTTAGAATCAAGCACAACTTCATCATCAGATGTCCTACCACTTTTATCCATTTAA
- the LOC115989959 gene encoding uncharacterized protein LOC115989959: protein MAGTIQPHEDALVVTLRISGYDVRRVMVDQGSAVDVMYPDLYRGLGLKPEDLTAYNCPLVSFEGRLVTPKGLIRLPVQSGTDMVEVDFIVVDVFSPYTAIVGRPWLHTLKPVSSTLHQKVKYPSGDQVL, encoded by the coding sequence ATGGCTGGGACCATACAGCCTCATGAGGATGCTTTGGTGGTAACGTTGAGGATTAGCGGGTACGATGTCagaagagtgatggttgatcagggaagcgctgtggatgtgatgtatccagaTTTGTACAgggggctaggtttgaaaccAGAGGACTTAACAGCCTATAATTGTCCTCTAGTAAGCtttgagggaaggttggtcACTCCCAAGGGGCTAATCAGGCTGCCCGTGCAGTCAGGTACGGAtatggtggaggtggactttattgttgtagatgttttttctccaTACACGGCTATtgtgggcagaccttggcttcacacccTTAAACCAGTTTCGTCCACtctacatcagaaggtgaagtacccatccggagaccaagtgTTGTAA